A stretch of the Rhizomicrobium sp. genome encodes the following:
- a CDS encoding S9 family peptidase, whose protein sequence is MASNAYGGLSFSPDGATLLVDSAESGIPNLYAVPVAGGATVALTHSTTDPIGAIGYFADDNRVLYIKDHGGDERNHVFVLKPDGSSVDLTPGETLKAKFVAWAADHESFFLATNERDPRFFDLYEYDAANYARRLLFKNDGAYQICAVSPDRRHVALMRIVDNANIHAYLYDTATGSLRQLTPDNSGISEVPQVFTADGKGLIYTSDAGSEFAYLERLDLETGGKRDVYRTHWDIQSAGLSRDGRYLAAVVDEDARETLRLFDAATLRPVAVPDLGPGAVKSVAIANGAPLAAVVESDGQTPGDVVLVDFKAGTKRLLLQSLSPDVAASDLVLGKVVRFKSYDGLEIPGILFIPHQAEAAGRGPAVIFVHGGPGDESQVGYKPLTQYLVNRGYVVFEINNRGSRGSGKTFSHLDDHHHGSVDLDDVVSAKTMLAATGYADPARVAIMGQSYGGFMALAGLAFRPLAFAAGVDLYGVSDWVRLLPNTPSWWEDLRRSLMSEMGDWRDPAQLQHLKDISPVLHARSIRRPLLVLQGANDPRVLPDESKSIVAEVKANGVPVQYVEFPDEGHGFRKKANQIVAYGAIAAFLDTYVGDGIAPKPHASQETGR, encoded by the coding sequence ATGGCGTCGAATGCCTATGGCGGGCTGTCGTTCTCGCCCGACGGAGCCACCCTGCTGGTGGACAGTGCGGAGAGCGGAATTCCCAACCTCTATGCCGTACCCGTGGCAGGCGGCGCGACGGTCGCGCTGACGCATTCGACGACGGATCCGATCGGCGCGATCGGCTATTTCGCCGATGACAACCGCGTTCTTTACATCAAGGATCATGGCGGGGACGAACGCAATCACGTCTTCGTCCTGAAACCGGACGGCTCCAGCGTCGATCTGACGCCGGGCGAGACGCTCAAGGCGAAATTCGTCGCCTGGGCGGCGGACCATGAATCCTTCTTTCTGGCGACCAATGAGCGCGATCCGCGCTTTTTCGATCTCTATGAGTACGATGCCGCGAATTACGCGCGGCGTCTTCTGTTCAAGAACGATGGTGCCTATCAGATTTGCGCGGTCAGCCCCGACCGCCGCCATGTCGCGCTCATGCGGATCGTCGACAACGCCAACATCCATGCCTATCTGTACGACACGGCGACCGGCTCGCTACGTCAGCTGACGCCCGACAATTCCGGAATCTCGGAGGTGCCGCAGGTCTTCACCGCTGACGGAAAGGGCCTGATCTATACCAGCGACGCCGGCAGCGAGTTTGCCTATCTCGAACGGCTCGATCTCGAGACCGGCGGCAAACGCGACGTGTATCGGACCCATTGGGACATCCAATCCGCGGGCTTGAGCAGGGACGGCCGCTATCTGGCTGCCGTGGTCGACGAAGACGCGCGCGAAACGCTTCGCCTGTTCGACGCCGCGACGCTGCGGCCGGTCGCCGTGCCGGATCTCGGCCCCGGCGCCGTCAAATCCGTCGCGATCGCGAATGGCGCGCCGCTGGCCGCGGTGGTCGAATCCGATGGCCAGACGCCCGGCGACGTGGTGCTGGTCGATTTCAAGGCCGGCACGAAGCGGCTGCTGCTGCAGTCGCTTTCGCCCGACGTCGCGGCGTCGGACCTCGTTCTCGGCAAGGTCGTGCGCTTCAAGTCGTATGACGGGCTTGAAATCCCGGGAATCCTCTTCATACCGCACCAGGCGGAAGCGGCTGGGCGCGGTCCGGCCGTCATCTTCGTTCACGGGGGACCGGGCGATGAAAGCCAGGTCGGCTACAAGCCGCTCACGCAATATCTCGTCAATCGCGGTTATGTCGTGTTCGAGATCAACAACCGCGGCAGCCGCGGCTCGGGAAAGACCTTCTCCCATCTCGACGACCACCATCACGGCAGCGTCGATCTGGACGATGTGGTGTCGGCGAAGACGATGCTGGCCGCTACCGGCTATGCCGATCCGGCGCGGGTCGCGATCATGGGCCAGAGCTATGGCGGGTTCATGGCTTTGGCCGGACTTGCGTTCCGGCCGCTCGCCTTCGCCGCGGGCGTCGATCTCTACGGCGTTTCCGACTGGGTGCGCCTTCTGCCGAACACGCCAAGCTGGTGGGAAGATCTGCGCCGGTCCCTGATGAGCGAGATGGGCGATTGGCGCGATCCGGCGCAATTGCAGCATCTCAAGGACATTTCGCCGGTCCTCCACGCCCGGAGCATCCGCCGTCCGCTTCTGGTGCTGCAGGGAGCGAACGATCCGCGCGTGCTGCCGGATGAATCGAAAAGCATCGTTGCGGAGGTCAAGGCCAACGGCGTGCCGGTGCAATACGTCGAATTCCCCGACGAGGGACACGGCTTCCGCAAGAAGGCGAATCAGATCGTCGCCTACGGCGCCATCGCGGCATTTCTCGACACCTATGTCGGCGACGGCATTGCGCCGAAGCCGCATGCTTCTCAGGAGACTGGCCGATGA
- a CDS encoding TonB-dependent receptor, with product MRSGAGFIWIGRRSTLLLGASLLGMLGATAAAAQTAKHFDIPAEPAGQAIRAIAEQSGLQVLAPSEDIAGIQTNPLHGDYAPEDAVRRLFAGTGLQVVQAGASTFTIRRAADTASREGDTTVVETVTVTGSRIKRAGSETLEPAFVTSGKELRQRGYTNILQALDETPGFAPSGVDPVGMNQSSFGEGQSFADFFGLGSQRTLTLVNGRRFVTSNTAGGGGAQTTSAGLQVDLNTIPVSLVDHVETVAIGGAPVYGADAIAGTINIVLKDHFNGVEVGGQYGITGHGDGESQSYHALVGGDIDDGRGNVVLSAEYNRQLPLMLSDRTGLHIALPDPTGGPPTESVASNIVVGALTEGGLPFLHVAPGYPIGLPGHPNDYIYDSGGTPLQFGKNGFEPFNIGPNLLGMPGVPLYNEGGDGMDYADRFTLVAPTTRVLLNGIAHYDLTSNVTFFLEANYANSQGEEMSDLEAYASPLLSGTAMSFSTDNAFLTPDERTTLIANGAPAGGTFQMARNFNDLLQYQGYLERNTVDLYRVVTGLKGTFNAWGNDWSWDASYEYGDSRGTTVSNYINDSRLQLAMDAVKDPVTGDIVCASGGSCVPINLFGENNFSRAAAQYVLDPTQAISENNETVATANLSGNLPFGIAEPIAFNIGAEYRQEHGEFDPDATLKAGTSLFGLEVISPYQAISGTYSTREVYGETVVPLISDKQDLPVVKYMSFEGAIRSVDNSITGNAITWSAGGRLAPRISGWGDGLVFRGVFMHAIRSPAITELFSGVTSARSGISDPCDASLYNAGPNPTVRAANCATALQAFGYASPADFHSTTAAISALGTISGNPDLKNETSNSWTLGFVYQPSLLPRFRFSADWSSINLTGGIENLSINQVLQACYDSPNYPNDPACSAARFMRLPAANAGAGTANPVRVAGDISDGYNTGYINTSSIKFDGLIVSGEYGFDLGDLDEDWSSDGSVTLGTKMFYTAKYDMVAFEGQTVLHRVGNVGTPAFSSQFNVDYTLHKLDVMLQGLFISAVKNNTTLDSSVLSDHWNDVPGYWKFNGSIGYQITPELRTQLAVSNLLDRKLTDSQLYSDSYSTYDLIGRSFMISVTANY from the coding sequence ATGAGATCCGGGGCAGGTTTTATTTGGATCGGACGCCGCAGCACATTGTTGCTGGGTGCGTCTTTGCTGGGGATGTTGGGCGCGACGGCCGCGGCCGCGCAAACGGCCAAGCATTTCGATATTCCGGCCGAGCCGGCGGGACAGGCTATCCGGGCGATCGCGGAGCAGTCGGGGTTGCAGGTGCTTGCGCCGAGCGAGGATATCGCCGGCATCCAGACCAATCCCCTGCATGGCGACTATGCACCGGAGGATGCTGTCCGGCGGCTGTTTGCGGGCACGGGCCTGCAGGTGGTGCAGGCCGGCGCAAGCACATTCACCATCCGTCGTGCCGCCGATACTGCGAGCCGCGAGGGCGATACGACGGTCGTCGAAACGGTGACGGTGACCGGCTCGCGCATCAAGCGCGCCGGTTCCGAGACGTTGGAGCCTGCATTCGTCACCAGCGGCAAGGAGCTGCGCCAGCGCGGCTATACCAACATCCTCCAGGCGTTGGACGAAACGCCGGGGTTTGCGCCATCGGGCGTCGATCCGGTCGGCATGAACCAATCTTCTTTTGGTGAAGGCCAGAGTTTTGCGGACTTTTTCGGGCTCGGCTCCCAGCGCACGCTGACGCTGGTCAATGGTCGGCGCTTCGTCACATCGAACACGGCGGGCGGCGGCGGTGCGCAGACGACCAGCGCGGGCCTGCAGGTCGATCTCAACACCATTCCGGTCAGCCTCGTCGATCACGTGGAGACCGTCGCCATCGGCGGGGCGCCCGTCTACGGCGCCGACGCCATCGCCGGCACGATCAATATCGTCCTGAAGGATCACTTCAACGGCGTGGAAGTCGGCGGCCAATACGGCATCACGGGACATGGCGACGGCGAGTCCCAGTCCTATCATGCGCTGGTCGGCGGCGACATCGACGACGGCCGCGGCAACGTGGTGCTGAGCGCGGAATACAACAGGCAGCTTCCGCTCATGCTGTCGGATCGCACGGGGCTCCATATCGCACTGCCGGACCCGACCGGCGGTCCGCCCACCGAGAGCGTGGCATCCAACATCGTGGTGGGTGCCTTGACCGAGGGCGGTCTTCCGTTCCTCCATGTCGCGCCGGGATATCCGATCGGTCTTCCCGGTCATCCCAACGACTATATTTACGATTCCGGCGGCACGCCGCTGCAATTCGGCAAGAACGGCTTTGAGCCCTTCAACATCGGTCCCAACCTGCTGGGCATGCCGGGCGTGCCTCTGTACAACGAAGGCGGCGACGGCATGGACTATGCCGATCGCTTCACGCTGGTGGCGCCGACCACGCGCGTGCTGCTCAACGGCATCGCGCATTATGACCTGACCAGCAACGTCACCTTCTTCCTGGAGGCGAACTACGCGAACAGTCAGGGCGAGGAGATGAGCGACCTCGAAGCTTACGCATCGCCTTTGCTCAGCGGCACCGCGATGAGCTTTTCGACGGACAATGCCTTCCTGACGCCCGACGAGCGGACCACGCTGATCGCAAACGGCGCGCCAGCCGGCGGCACGTTCCAAATGGCGCGCAATTTCAACGACCTGCTCCAGTACCAGGGTTACCTGGAGCGCAACACGGTCGATCTCTATCGCGTGGTGACCGGACTCAAGGGCACGTTCAACGCATGGGGCAATGATTGGTCGTGGGACGCGTCCTACGAATACGGCGACAGCCGTGGGACGACCGTTTCCAACTATATAAATGATTCGCGCCTGCAGCTTGCGATGGACGCCGTCAAGGATCCCGTCACGGGCGATATCGTCTGCGCCAGCGGTGGAAGCTGCGTGCCGATCAACCTGTTCGGCGAAAACAATTTCAGCAGGGCCGCGGCGCAATACGTTCTCGATCCCACCCAGGCGATCAGCGAGAACAACGAAACGGTGGCGACTGCCAATCTGTCGGGCAATCTGCCGTTCGGCATCGCCGAGCCGATCGCTTTCAACATCGGAGCCGAGTATCGCCAGGAGCATGGCGAATTCGATCCCGATGCCACCTTGAAGGCGGGAACGAGCCTGTTCGGACTCGAAGTGATAAGTCCTTATCAGGCGATTTCGGGCACCTACTCCACGCGAGAAGTCTATGGCGAGACGGTGGTGCCGCTGATTTCCGACAAGCAGGATCTGCCGGTCGTCAAATATATGAGCTTCGAAGGCGCCATCCGTTCGGTGGACAATTCGATCACGGGCAACGCGATCACATGGTCTGCAGGCGGCCGTCTCGCGCCGCGCATCTCGGGCTGGGGCGACGGGCTGGTGTTCCGCGGCGTGTTCATGCACGCCATCCGCTCGCCCGCCATCACGGAGTTGTTCTCGGGTGTCACCTCGGCCCGCAGCGGCATCTCCGATCCCTGCGATGCAAGCCTCTACAACGCGGGTCCGAACCCGACGGTGCGCGCCGCGAACTGCGCCACGGCGCTCCAGGCGTTCGGCTATGCGAGTCCGGCGGATTTTCACTCCACGACGGCGGCGATTTCGGCGCTGGGCACGATTTCGGGCAATCCCGATCTCAAGAACGAGACGTCGAATTCGTGGACGCTCGGGTTCGTTTACCAGCCGAGCCTGCTTCCCAGGTTCAGGTTCTCCGCCGATTGGAGCTCCATAAACCTGACGGGCGGCATCGAGAATCTGAGCATCAACCAGGTTCTGCAGGCCTGCTACGACAGCCCGAACTATCCCAACGACCCGGCTTGTTCGGCCGCCCGGTTCATGCGCCTGCCGGCAGCCAATGCGGGCGCCGGAACGGCGAACCCGGTACGCGTGGCCGGAGATATCTCCGACGGCTACAACACCGGCTATATCAACACCTCCTCGATCAAATTCGATGGTCTGATCGTTTCCGGCGAGTATGGCTTCGACCTCGGCGACCTCGATGAAGATTGGAGTTCCGACGGCAGCGTGACCCTTGGCACGAAGATGTTCTACACCGCCAAATACGACATGGTGGCGTTCGAGGGGCAGACCGTCCTGCACCGCGTGGGCAATGTCGGAACGCCCGCTTTTTCCAGCCAGTTCAACGTCGATTACACGTTGCACAAGCTGGATGTGATGCTGCAAGGCCTGTTCATCAGCGCGGTCAAGAACAACACCACGCTCGACAGCTCGGTGCTCTCCGATCACTGGAACGACGTTCCGGGCTATTGGAAGTTCAACGGCTCGATCGGATACCAGATCACGCCCGAGCTGCGGACCCAGCTGGCCGTCAGCAACCTCCTGGACAGGAAGCTGACCGACTCGCAGCTCTACTCCGACTCCTATTCGACCTACGACCTCATCGGCCGCAGTTTCATGATTTCTGTGACCGCCAACTACTGA
- a CDS encoding ABC transporter permease — MIAAIYLTRADRVRRAALFGFCALVLGFLVLPILAILPLSFNAGSFLSYPLSGLSLRWYREIATAPEWGRALSNSLVVGLATALLATSLGTLAALGLSRLPKRTRSLLGVFLLSPLFVPVIITAVAVYFLYAPLHLANTYMGLVMAHTTLAAPYVVIVVQASLEGFDHNLLRAGASLGASPARVFVRLLLPMVAPGVAAGAIFAFMTSFDETVVAIFLAGPERRTLPLQMWDSVRDQVTPAITAVATVLVIVSAGLLAAAEAIRRSRERRTV; from the coding sequence ATGATCGCGGCGATCTACTTGACGCGTGCCGACCGCGTGCGCCGGGCCGCCCTTTTTGGGTTTTGCGCGCTGGTTCTCGGGTTCCTGGTGCTGCCGATCCTGGCCATCCTGCCGCTGTCGTTCAATGCCGGCTCGTTTCTGAGCTATCCGCTCTCGGGCCTTTCCCTGCGCTGGTATCGCGAAATCGCGACGGCGCCGGAATGGGGCCGCGCGCTGTCGAACAGCCTGGTCGTGGGCCTGGCGACGGCGCTGCTGGCGACATCGCTGGGAACGCTGGCGGCGCTTGGCCTCTCGCGTCTTCCGAAACGGACGCGTTCGCTGCTTGGCGTCTTTCTGCTTTCGCCGCTCTTTGTTCCGGTGATTATCACGGCGGTCGCGGTCTATTTCCTTTATGCGCCGCTGCATTTGGCCAATACCTATATGGGCCTTGTGATGGCGCATACGACGTTGGCGGCGCCCTATGTCGTCATCGTGGTGCAGGCCTCGCTCGAAGGCTTCGACCACAACCTGCTGCGGGCCGGGGCGAGCCTCGGCGCATCGCCGGCTCGTGTATTCGTACGGCTGCTTCTTCCGATGGTTGCGCCCGGGGTGGCCGCCGGCGCGATTTTCGCCTTCATGACGTCCTTCGACGAAACCGTCGTTGCGATTTTCCTGGCCGGCCCGGAGCGGCGGACCCTGCCGCTTCAGATGTGGGACAGCGTCCGCGACCAGGTCACCCCCGCCATTACGGCCGTGGCGACGGTGCTGGTGATCGTGTCCGCCGGCTTGCTGGCCGCAGCCGAGGCAATTCGCCGGAGCCGGGAGAGGCGGACGGTGTGA